CTGCCGCAGCAGCCAGCCATGCTTCCGCTCCGGACGATGGATGTCCAGGATGGCGCAGAGCATCGGCGTGGTGGTGAGAGAGACCAGCAGCGAGATCGAGATCGCGATGGTCAGTACCATGGCGAATTCGTTGAAATAGCGCCCGACCACGCCGCCCATCAGCAGAATCGGCAGGAACACGGCGATCAGCGAGATGCTCATGGAAAGGACGGTGAACGCGACTTCGCGCGTACCCTGGATCGTCGCCTGCAGGCGTGGCATGCCGTCTTCCAGATGGCGCTTGACGTTCTCGAGCACCACGATGGCGTCGTCGACCACGAAACCCGTCGCCACGGTCAGCGCCATCAGCGACAGATTGTTGAGCGTGTAGCCCATCAGATACATCGCGCCGAAGGTGCCGATCAGCGACAGAGGCACGGCCACCGAAGGGATGATCGCGGCCCGCCCGTCGCGCAGGAACACGTAGACGACGAACATCACCAGCAGGATCGAGACGATCATCGTGCGCTGCACGTCGCGCAGCGAGTCGTGGATCGCGCCGGTGCGGTCGACCGCGATGTCGAGGTTCACCGCCGGCGGCAGCGCCGCCTTGAGCTGCGGCAGCGCTGCTTTCACCGCCGCCACCGTCGCCACGATATTGGCGCCCGGCGTGCGGAACAGCATGACGAGGATGGCCGGCTTGTTGTTCGCCATGCCGATATTGCGCACGTCCTCGACGCCGTCCTCGACCGCGGCGATGTCGTTGAGGCGCACCGCGGCGCCGTTGCGGTAGGCGATGATCAGCGTGCGGTACTGACTGGCCTGCGTCGCGGTATCGTTGACATAGACCTGGTAGCGCTGGGTCCCCTGCTCGATCGCGCCCTTGGGTGCGTTGGCATTGGCGGCGGAGAGCGCGGCGCGCACATCCTCCAGCCCGATGCCGTATTTGAACAGCGCCCGCGGATTGAGCTCCACCCGCACCGCGGGGAGCGAGCCGCCGGCGATCTGCACCTGGCCGATGCCGTCCACCGTGGAGAGCTTCTGCTGCAGGATGTTCGAGGCGGAATCGTAGATCTGTCCCGGCGTCAGCGTCGCCGAGGTCAGGGTGAGAATCAGGATCGGCTGGTCCGCCGGATTGATCTTGCGGTAGGTCGGGTTGGAGCGCAGCGCCGCCGGCAGGTCGGCCCGCGCCGCGTTGATCGCCGCCTGCACGTCGCGCGCCGCGCCGTCGATGTTGCGCTTGGAGTCGAATTGCAGCGTGATGCGCGCGGTCCCGACCGAACTGGTCGAGGTCATCTCGTCGACATCGGCGATGACGCCCAGATGGCGCTCCAGCGGCGTCGTCACGCTGGTCGACATCGTCTCCGGGCTGGCGCCGGGCATCGAGGCGGAGACCGAGATCACCGGCACGTCGATATTGGGCAAGGGCTCGACGGGCAGCAGGAAATAGGCGACGCCGCCCGCCATCGCCAGGCCCATCGTCAGCAGCGTGGTGGCGATGGGACGGCGGATGAAGGTCTCGGAGAAGCTCATGCGGTCGCCCGCCGCGCCCGCCAGTCGCGGATCTGGCCGCCGAGCCGGTCGAAATAGATGTAGATCACCGGCGTGGTGAAGAGCGTCAGGAGCTGGCTCACCAGCAGGCCGCCGACGATCGAGATGCCGAGCGGATGGCGCAGCTCCGAGCCCGTGCCGCTGCCCACCATCAGGGGCAGCGCGCCGAACAGCGCCGCCACCGTGGTCATGAGGATCGGGCGGAAGCGCAGCAGCGCCGCCTGGTGGATCGCCTCGCGCGGGCTCTTGCCCTCGTTGCGCTCGGCCTCCAGCGCGAAGTCGATCATCATGATGGCGTTCTTCTTCACGATGCCGATCAGCAGGATGATGCCGATGATCGATACGATGCCGAGGTCGTTGCCGGTGAGGATCAGCGCCAGCAGCGCGCCGACGCCGGCGGAGGGCAGCGTCGACAAGATCGTGACGGGATGGATGAAGCTCTCATACAGCACACCCAGCACGATATAGACCGTGACGATCGCGGCCAGGATCAGCAGCAGCTCGTTGGACAGCGCGGACTGGAAGGCGAGCGCCGAACCCTGGAACTCGGTCGAGATGCTGGCGGGCAGGCCGGCATCGACCTCCGCCTGCTTGACCGCATCGACCGCCGCGCCGAGCGAATAGCCGTTGGCGACGTCGAACGAGATCGAGGCGGCGGGGAACTGGCCCAGGTGATCGACCTCCAGCGGCATCGGCGTCGGCTCGACATGCGCGAAGGCCGACAGCGGCACCTGTCCGCCGCCCGCCGACGGCAGATGGATGTCGCCGAGCGAGGCCAGCGAGTTCTGGATTCCCGGATCGGCTTCGAGGATCACACGGCGCTGGTTCGACTGGGTGAAGATGGTCGAGATGATGCGCTGGCCGAAGGCGTCGTAGAGCGCGTTGTCGATCGTCGCGGCGGTGATGCCGAAGCGCGCCGCGGTGTCCCGGTCCACCACGACCGTCGCCGACAGACCCCGGTCGAGGTAGGAGGTCGAGACGTTCTCGAGCTCCGGCCGCGCCGCGAGCTTCTGGATCAGGCCGGGAATCGCCTGGCGCAGCGTGGCCGAGTTCGCATCTTCGAGCACGAACTGATATTGCGCCCGGCTGATCGTGGAATCGATCGTGAGATCCTGCACCGGCTGGAGGTAGAGCGAGATTCCCGGCACGGCCCTGGCGCGCTTGAGGATGTCGCGCACCGCATGCGTGATGCTGACGCCGCGCGCATCCTTCGGCACCAGGTTGATCAGGAAACGGCCGCTGTTGAGCGTGTTGTTGGTGCCGTCGACGCCGATGAAGGACGACACGCTCTGGACGCTGGGATCCTTCAGCAACGCGTCGGCCAGCGCCTGCTGCCGCCGCGACATCTCCGCGAAGGACACGGTCGGGCCGGCCTGGGTGATGCCCTGGACGAGGCTGGTGTCCTGGGTCGGGAAGAACCCCTTGGGGATCACGATATAGAGGATGATGGTCACCACCAGCGTCGCGACCGCGATCAGCAGCGTCAAAGGCTGGCGGTCCAGCACCCAGGTCAGCAGCCGGTCATATTCGGCGATCACCCGGTTGAAATACTCTTCCGATTTGGCCGCCAGCGAGCCGGGCTTGGGCTCCTTGTGGCGCCGCAGCAGCTTGGCGCAGAGCATCGGCACCAGGGTCAGCGACACCACGGCGGAGATCAGGATGGTGATGGCGAGCGTCACCGCGAACTCGCGGAACAGCCGGCCCACGACCTCCTGCATGAAGAGCAGCGGGATCAGCACCGCGATCAGCGAGACGGTCAGCGACACGATGGTGAAGCCGATCTCGCCCGCGCCCTTGAGCGCCGCCTCGAGCGGCGAGTCGCCCTCCTCGAGATAGCGCGTGATGTTCTCGATCATCACGATGGCGTCGTCGACCACGAAGCCGGCCGCGATGGTCATCGCCATCAGCGACAGGTTGTTGAGCGAATAGCCCAGCAGGTACATCGCCGCGAAAGTGCCGACGATCGACAGCGGCACCGACAGGCTTGGGATGAAGGTCGCCGGGATGTTGCGCA
The nucleotide sequence above comes from Rhizomicrobium sp.. Encoded proteins:
- a CDS encoding multidrug efflux RND transporter permease subunit codes for the protein MNPSAPFIVRPVATSLLMIAILLVGLVGYSYLPLSALPEVDYPTIQVQTFLPGASPEVMTSSVTAPLEKQFGQMPGLNQMSSVSSAGSSVVTLQFDLSLNLDIAEQEVQAAINASGNLLPQSLPAPPVYAKVNPADAPILTIAITSKTMPLTEAQELADTRIAQKISQLSGVGLVSIAGGQKPAVRVQANLQALASYGLNIDDLRTTIANANSNAPKGSFDGAAQSYTIDANDQLQSPDDYKAIVVAYRNGAPVYLSDVATVVESAENVQLLSWMNRTPAILLNVQRQPGANVIAVVDSIKAMLPQIKAGLPAGIDMTVLTDRTTTIRASVSDVEFELFLAVVLVVLVIFLFLRNIPATFIPSLSVPLSIVGTFAAMYLLGYSLNNLSLMAMTIAAGFVVDDAIVMIENITRYLEEGDSPLEAALKGAGEIGFTIVSLTVSLIAVLIPLLFMQEVVGRLFREFAVTLAITILISAVVSLTLVPMLCAKLLRRHKEPKPGSLAAKSEEYFNRVIAEYDRLLTWVLDRQPLTLLIAVATLVVTIILYIVIPKGFFPTQDTSLVQGITQAGPTVSFAEMSRRQQALADALLKDPSVQSVSSFIGVDGTNNTLNSGRFLINLVPKDARGVSITHAVRDILKRARAVPGISLYLQPVQDLTIDSTISRAQYQFVLEDANSATLRQAIPGLIQKLAARPELENVSTSYLDRGLSATVVVDRDTAARFGITAATIDNALYDAFGQRIISTIFTQSNQRRVILEADPGIQNSLASLGDIHLPSAGGGQVPLSAFAHVEPTPMPLEVDHLGQFPAASISFDVANGYSLGAAVDAVKQAEVDAGLPASISTEFQGSALAFQSALSNELLLILAAIVTVYIVLGVLYESFIHPVTILSTLPSAGVGALLALILTGNDLGIVSIIGIILLIGIVKKNAIMMIDFALEAERNEGKSPREAIHQAALLRFRPILMTTVAALFGALPLMVGSGTGSELRHPLGISIVGGLLVSQLLTLFTTPVIYIYFDRLGGQIRDWRARRATA